Proteins encoded within one genomic window of Acidobacteriota bacterium:
- a CDS encoding COX15/CtaA family protein, which yields MSHSIPTSIGSAGSYHYFAVLTACVTFLLIVAGALVTGNEAGLSVPDWPLSYGSLNPPWEGNIRYEHGHRLVAAFVGLLTIALAVWVWKKEPRRPVRKLGWIALGVVVAQGILGGVTVLWYLPAPISVLHACLAQTFFCLVVSLAWLSSPVWARRHQDASYSLPLNRLAMAAAGAIYLQLLLGAIFRHTQSGILPHLLGALLVTLLAGWLIARVFRSPRASSVLTGAATLLGVLLALQLLLGLASWLLRLATADAVQPQFPVVAVTTAHVAVGALILAASVILALQSWRVRSEESRAESRTPAIPVNP from the coding sequence ATGAGCCACTCAATTCCGACAAGCATCGGTAGTGCCGGGAGTTACCACTACTTTGCGGTGCTCACGGCCTGCGTTACCTTTCTGTTGATCGTTGCCGGGGCCCTGGTCACCGGGAACGAGGCGGGCCTTTCGGTTCCGGATTGGCCCCTTTCCTACGGGTCCCTGAACCCGCCTTGGGAAGGGAACATCCGCTATGAGCACGGTCACCGCCTGGTGGCGGCCTTTGTGGGATTGCTGACCATTGCCCTGGCCGTCTGGGTGTGGAAGAAGGAACCACGCCGACCCGTGCGCAAGCTGGGATGGATTGCCCTCGGGGTGGTGGTCGCCCAGGGCATCCTGGGAGGCGTCACCGTGCTGTGGTATCTGCCGGCCCCGATATCGGTCCTGCATGCCTGCCTGGCCCAGACATTCTTTTGCCTGGTGGTCAGCTTGGCCTGGCTGTCCTCGCCGGTCTGGGCGCGGCGGCACCAAGACGCCAGTTACAGCCTACCGCTCAACCGGCTGGCCATGGCCGCCGCGGGAGCCATCTATCTCCAGCTTCTGTTGGGGGCCATTTTTCGCCACACCCAATCCGGGATCCTCCCTCACCTGTTGGGCGCCCTTCTGGTCACGCTGCTGGCCGGCTGGCTCATTGCTCGCGTGTTCCGATCTCCACGAGCGTCCTCGGTTCTGACCGGCGCCGCAACCTTGCTGGGAGTCCTGCTCGCGCTTCAACTCCTGCTAGGGCTGGCCTCCTGGCTGTTGCGGCTGGCCACTGCCGACGCCGTGCAACCACAGTTTCCGGTGGTGGCCGTCACCACCGCGCATGTCGCCGTGGGCGCCCTGATCCTGGCGGCCAGCGTGATCCTGGCCTTGCAGTCCTGGCGGGTCCGGTCTGAAGAAAGCCGGGCCGAGTCGCGCACCCCGGCAATCCCGGTGAATCCATGA
- a CDS encoding cbb3-type cytochrome c oxidase subunit I: MSDSAHPAVHPAPTTFMRKWVFSTDHKIIGIQYYFLALIAVFTGLALSVLMRLRLAWPAESWPWLEKIFPVGFEGGVMSPEFYLAMLTMHGTIMVFFVLTTAPQGGFGNYFLPIQIGAHDMAFPVLNMLSFWVTFLSMGVMFAAFFVAGGAPISGWTAYAPLSALGEVAGPGLGSGQDLWIISIALFCVASLLGALNFITTVLNMRTKGMSLMKMPLTVWTWFTTAILALLSFPVLLAAGILLLLDRLGGTSFFIPAGLVVSDTVIESSGGSPILWQHLFWFFGHPEVYIAILPGMGVASQLLSTFARKPIFGYHAMVVAVFAIGMLGFFVWGHHMFVSGLSPFSALVFSILTLAIGVPSAIKTFNWLGTLWGGKIRFTTAMLFAIGFVSLFVSGGITGLFLGQTSVDVQLHDTYFPVAHFHMIMGVAAIFGIFGATYYWFPKMFGRMLHEGLGKLHFWLTFIGVNAIFIPMHLMGIMGQLRRYAESTEFKFMEPLQPYQEFVTFAAFVTAAAQLLFLVNFCWGMFKGKRASENPWEATTLEWVTASPPPHDNFGGRELVVHHGAYEYGVPGAPRDYVMQTDPPLETTK; encoded by the coding sequence ATGTCTGATTCAGCCCATCCTGCCGTCCATCCGGCACCGACGACATTTATGCGCAAATGGGTATTCAGCACAGACCATAAGATCATCGGGATCCAGTATTACTTCCTGGCGCTGATCGCGGTCTTCACCGGCTTGGCGCTTTCCGTGCTGATGCGGCTGCGGTTGGCCTGGCCCGCCGAGTCCTGGCCCTGGCTGGAGAAGATTTTTCCGGTGGGGTTCGAAGGCGGGGTGATGTCGCCCGAGTTCTACCTGGCCATGCTGACCATGCACGGCACCATCATGGTTTTCTTCGTCTTGACCACGGCTCCACAGGGCGGCTTCGGAAATTACTTCCTGCCGATCCAGATCGGGGCCCACGATATGGCCTTTCCGGTGCTGAACATGCTGTCCTTCTGGGTCACTTTCCTGAGCATGGGGGTGATGTTTGCGGCTTTCTTCGTTGCCGGAGGGGCGCCGATATCCGGCTGGACGGCCTACGCCCCGCTCAGCGCCCTGGGAGAGGTGGCCGGACCCGGGCTGGGGTCGGGTCAGGACCTGTGGATCATCAGCATAGCCCTCTTCTGCGTTGCCTCCCTGCTGGGCGCCCTCAACTTCATCACCACCGTTCTCAACATGCGGACCAAGGGAATGTCGCTGATGAAGATGCCACTGACCGTCTGGACCTGGTTCACCACCGCCATCCTGGCCCTGCTTTCGTTCCCGGTGCTGCTGGCGGCCGGAATCCTGCTGTTGCTCGACCGGCTCGGTGGAACCAGCTTCTTCATCCCGGCCGGCCTGGTGGTGAGCGACACCGTCATCGAGAGCTCGGGCGGCTCTCCCATCTTGTGGCAGCACCTCTTCTGGTTCTTCGGGCACCCCGAAGTCTATATCGCCATCCTTCCGGGGATGGGCGTGGCCTCCCAGTTGTTGTCGACCTTCGCCCGCAAGCCCATTTTCGGCTACCATGCCATGGTGGTGGCCGTCTTCGCCATCGGGATGCTGGGTTTCTTCGTTTGGGGTCACCACATGTTCGTGAGCGGCTTGAGTCCCTTTTCAGCCCTGGTGTTCTCCATCCTGACCCTGGCTATCGGCGTGCCGTCGGCAATCAAGACCTTCAACTGGCTGGGAACCTTGTGGGGCGGCAAGATCCGCTTCACCACCGCCATGCTCTTCGCCATCGGCTTCGTCTCGCTCTTCGTCTCCGGTGGCATCACGGGCCTTTTCCTGGGGCAGACCTCGGTGGATGTGCAACTTCACGACACCTACTTCCCGGTTGCCCACTTCCACATGATCATGGGGGTGGCGGCCATCTTCGGAATTTTTGGGGCCACCTACTACTGGTTCCCCAAGATGTTCGGGCGCATGCTTCACGAGGGGCTGGGCAAGCTGCACTTCTGGTTGACCTTCATCGGAGTGAACGCCATCTTCATCCCCATGCACTTGATGGGGATCATGGGTCAGCTTCGGCGCTACGCGGAGTCTACCGAGTTCAAGTTCATGGAGCCGCTCCAACCCTATCAGGAATTTGTCACCTTCGCGGCTTTCGTGACGGCGGCCGCCCAACTCCTGTTCCTGGTGAATTTTTGCTGGGGAATGTTCAAGGGCAAGAGGGCCAGCGAAAACCCCTGGGAGGCCACCACCCTGGAATGGGTCACGGCTTCTCCGCCGCCTCATGACAACTTTGGCGGGAGAGAACTGGTGGTTCACCATGGAGCCTATGAGTATGGGGTCCCCGGGGCGCCCCGGGATTACGTGATGCAAACCGACCCGCCGCTCGAGACAACGAAATAG
- the cyoE gene encoding heme o synthase, protein MSSAEKILKVGGMAVAEAPALPVLLGPDRAKAKADGRGRVLAACGARAAAYLELAKPEVTFLVLVAAGLGFAMASPGLDLPGLMRLLLGTGLLAAGTAALNHCLEWADDAKMRRTVRRPIPSGRLALREGYSLGVASALGGTAYLSLGVSPLAGLIGLTACLAYLGVYTPLKRKTAWCTFVGAFPGATPVLIGWTAAATLSVEAWVLFAILFLWQFPHFIAIAWMYREDYARAGLLMLPRGDAGGRRAFRQIMGYSLALVPASLVPYWLEMAGSIYLAAALCLGAGFLYFAWRAYAQRSKQQARRLLHVTVIYLPLLYLMMVLDKG, encoded by the coding sequence ATGAGCAGCGCCGAAAAGATCCTGAAGGTCGGAGGAATGGCGGTAGCAGAAGCGCCGGCGCTGCCGGTTCTGCTCGGCCCCGACCGCGCCAAGGCCAAGGCGGACGGCCGCGGAAGGGTCCTGGCCGCCTGCGGAGCCCGGGCGGCGGCATACCTGGAGCTGGCGAAGCCGGAAGTGACCTTCCTGGTTCTGGTAGCGGCCGGGCTGGGATTCGCCATGGCTTCTCCCGGACTGGATTTGCCGGGATTGATGCGGCTGCTGTTGGGGACCGGGCTGCTGGCCGCAGGGACAGCCGCCCTCAACCACTGCCTGGAGTGGGCCGACGACGCCAAGATGCGGAGGACTGTCCGCCGGCCGATTCCTTCGGGGCGCTTGGCGTTGCGGGAAGGCTACAGCCTGGGAGTGGCGTCGGCATTGGGTGGAACCGCATACCTGTCCTTGGGGGTGAGTCCGCTGGCAGGTTTGATCGGATTGACGGCCTGTCTGGCCTACTTGGGCGTCTATACGCCGTTGAAGCGGAAGACGGCTTGGTGTACCTTTGTGGGAGCGTTTCCGGGAGCGACTCCCGTGCTGATCGGGTGGACGGCGGCCGCCACTCTCTCGGTGGAAGCCTGGGTGCTGTTCGCCATCCTGTTCCTGTGGCAGTTCCCCCACTTTATCGCCATCGCCTGGATGTATCGGGAAGACTACGCCAGGGCGGGGCTGTTGATGCTTCCGCGGGGCGATGCCGGGGGAAGGCGGGCATTCCGCCAGATCATGGGCTATTCGCTGGCCCTGGTTCCCGCCAGTCTGGTTCCCTATTGGCTCGAGATGGCCGGTTCGATCTATCTGGCGGCCGCGCTTTGCCTGGGAGCCGGATTCCTCTATTTCGCCTGGCGGGCCTACGCCCAACGCTCCAAGCAGCAGGCCAGGCGGTTGCTCCACGTCACCGTCATCTACCTTCCGCTGCTCTACCTGATGATGGTGCTCGACAAGGGGTGA
- a CDS encoding carboxypeptidase regulatory-like domain-containing protein translates to MMCLKSYLFLPVALLAALFAGACGSVDIDDEDLDAVDGTEAPAVVTRVDPATAATVSGKVFFEGDLPRARRLAMDAEPACAGLHTEPVYSEVVVPNDNKTLRHVFVYVKEGLEGMKFETPTEPAVLDQKGCIYLPHMMGVQVNQPVRILNSDPTTHNVHPTPRNNREWNESMAPNVPPKMKKFPREEVMIPVKCNVHPWMKSYIGVLPHPFFSVTDGDGSFEITGLPPGEYTIGIWHEFLKEGVTTHKVTLAASESKSVDFTLKQAS, encoded by the coding sequence ATGATGTGTTTGAAGAGTTACCTGTTCTTGCCCGTTGCGCTGCTGGCGGCTCTCTTTGCAGGGGCCTGCGGCAGCGTGGATATCGACGATGAAGATCTGGATGCGGTCGACGGGACCGAAGCTCCGGCAGTGGTCACCCGGGTGGACCCCGCCACCGCGGCCACGGTCAGCGGCAAGGTCTTTTTCGAAGGCGACCTGCCCAGGGCCAGGCGGCTGGCCATGGATGCCGAACCGGCTTGCGCCGGCCTGCACACCGAACCCGTCTACTCCGAAGTGGTGGTTCCCAACGACAACAAGACGCTGAGGCACGTCTTCGTGTACGTCAAGGAGGGCCTGGAGGGCATGAAGTTCGAGACGCCCACCGAACCTGCCGTGCTGGATCAAAAGGGTTGCATCTACCTGCCCCATATGATGGGCGTCCAGGTCAATCAGCCGGTCAGAATCCTGAACAGCGATCCCACTACTCACAACGTCCATCCGACCCCCAGGAACAATCGCGAATGGAACGAATCCATGGCTCCCAACGTGCCGCCGAAGATGAAAAAGTTTCCTCGCGAGGAAGTCATGATCCCGGTCAAGTGCAACGTCCACCCCTGGATGAAGAGCTATATCGGCGTTCTGCCGCACCCATTCTTCTCGGTGACCGACGGGGATGGCTCTTTCGAAATCACGGGATTGCCTCCTGGAGAATACACGATCGGAATATGGCACGAGTTCCTGAAAGAGGGTGTTACCACCCACAAGGTCACCCTGGCTGCCAGCGAGTCCAAATCGGTGGATTTCACCCTGAAGCAGGCGTCCTGA
- the coxB gene encoding cytochrome c oxidase subunit II: protein MALALAVLIWAIVLASVVLFTGEFGWFPPQISEHGDAMDAQFNLTLIVVAIGFILAQVALGYYVWRYRDRSGARAVYTHGNAKVEVATVLITLVTFVTLAIIGQRVWIGLHLEDMPEDAVQVEVTAQQFAWNFRYPGPDGKFGKTATRLINDQLNPVGLDSRDPASNDDVVTLNRMAVPVNRDIRLTLRSKDVTHSFFVPALRFKQDTTPGLAIPGHFKALKTGEYEIACAELCGLQHYKMKGFLMVMSDQEFEAWLKERAEF from the coding sequence ATGGCGCTTGCATTGGCGGTTTTGATCTGGGCGATTGTGCTGGCGTCCGTGGTCTTGTTTACGGGGGAGTTCGGATGGTTCCCGCCGCAAATCTCCGAGCACGGCGATGCCATGGACGCTCAGTTCAACCTTACCCTGATTGTGGTGGCCATCGGCTTCATTCTGGCTCAGGTGGCTCTCGGCTACTACGTGTGGCGGTACCGCGACCGGTCCGGCGCGCGGGCCGTCTATACGCACGGCAACGCCAAGGTCGAGGTGGCGACCGTCCTGATCACCCTGGTCACCTTTGTGACCCTGGCCATCATCGGTCAGCGCGTCTGGATCGGTCTTCATCTGGAGGATATGCCCGAGGATGCCGTCCAGGTTGAAGTCACGGCTCAGCAGTTCGCCTGGAACTTCCGCTATCCCGGTCCCGACGGCAAGTTCGGAAAAACCGCCACCCGCCTGATCAACGACCAGTTGAACCCGGTGGGACTCGACTCCCGCGATCCTGCTTCCAACGACGACGTCGTCACCCTCAACCGCATGGCAGTCCCGGTGAACCGCGATATCCGGCTCACCCTTCGTTCCAAGGACGTCACCCACAGTTTCTTTGTGCCGGCCCTGCGCTTCAAGCAGGATACGACTCCGGGGCTGGCCATCCCGGGGCATTTCAAGGCGCTGAAGACGGGGGAATATGAAATTGCCTGCGCGGAGTTGTGCGGGTTGCAGCACTACAAGATGAAAGGGTTCCTGATGGTCATGTCGGACCAGGAATTCGAAGCCTGGCTGAAGGAGCGCGCCGAATTCTGA